Proteins from one Parvibaculum lavamentivorans DS-1 genomic window:
- the htpX gene encoding zinc metalloprotease HtpX encodes MNTVKTGMLLAAMTALFMGLGFLIGGPKGAMIAFFIAAAMNLFAYWNSDKMVLRMYKARQVDETTAPNYVGIVRQLAQNAGIPMPATYIIDNPQPNAFATGRDPEHAAVAATTGLIKMLTPEELAGVMAHELSHIKNRDTLIMTVTATIAGAISMLANFALFFGGNRNNAGGLIGTLALAILAPMAAALVQMAISRTREYSADAGGAEISGNPLWLASALQRIDEAARRAPNEAAEANPATAHMFIINPLNGRGRDNLFSTHPATGNRIDALRRIAETMGSRSRPWG; translated from the coding sequence ATGAACACCGTCAAAACCGGAATGCTGCTCGCCGCCATGACCGCGCTTTTCATGGGCCTCGGCTTTCTGATCGGCGGTCCCAAGGGCGCCATGATCGCTTTTTTCATCGCCGCCGCGATGAACCTTTTCGCCTACTGGAATTCCGACAAGATGGTGCTGCGCATGTACAAGGCGCGGCAGGTGGACGAGACGACGGCGCCGAACTATGTCGGCATCGTGCGGCAGCTCGCGCAGAATGCCGGCATTCCGATGCCCGCCACCTACATCATCGACAATCCGCAGCCGAACGCCTTTGCCACCGGCCGCGACCCTGAACACGCCGCCGTCGCGGCGACCACCGGCCTCATCAAGATGCTGACGCCGGAGGAACTGGCCGGCGTGATGGCGCATGAGCTTTCGCATATCAAGAACCGCGACACGCTCATCATGACCGTGACGGCGACGATTGCCGGCGCCATTTCCATGCTGGCGAATTTCGCGCTTTTCTTCGGCGGCAACCGCAACAATGCGGGCGGGCTTATCGGCACGCTGGCGCTTGCGATCCTTGCGCCGATGGCAGCCGCCCTGGTGCAGATGGCGATCAGCCGCACGCGCGAATATTCGGCCGATGCGGGCGGCGCGGAAATTTCGGGCAATCCGCTCTGGCTTGCCTCGGCCTTGCAGCGGATCGACGAAGCGGCGCGGCGCGCGCCCAATGAGGCGGCGGAAGCAAACCCCGCCACCGCGCATATGTTCATCATCAATCCGCTGAACGGACGCGGCCGCGACAATCTTTTCTCCACCCACCCCGCGACCGGCAACCGGATCGACGCCCTGCGCCGCATCGCAGAGACGATGGGCAGCCGCTCACGTCCCTGGGGCTGA
- a CDS encoding DUF1674 domain-containing protein has protein sequence MINGEEGGNPSPPAPEKELTPAARRALAEAEERRKAADAAPARPREIAGRGGNEPTRYGDWEVKGITSDF, from the coding sequence ATGATAAACGGTGAAGAGGGCGGGAATCCGTCGCCTCCCGCGCCTGAAAAAGAGCTGACGCCCGCTGCCCGCCGCGCGCTTGCGGAGGCGGAAGAGCGCCGCAAGGCGGCCGATGCCGCGCCGGCGCGGCCGCGCGAGATCGCCGGGCGCGGCGGCAATGAGCCCACGCGCTATGGCGATTGGGAAGTGAAGGGCATCACGAGCGATTTCTGA
- a CDS encoding extensin family protein: MNERFSPRARRLLAVAGIALRFVLFVGGLVAAGWFAFIYFPDAYNPFVPPDLREEPNIVTPLKLKGLEGEYDICMSVVRASGAKARRDSISSPSEGCGMPQGLYLQQSQISYGGGIRLTCPATAALLMWERHVVAKAAEAHFGSEVTRVRHFGTYACRNVNNAVSGRRSGHAAANAIDIAGFDLANGKSVSVERDWGKDSPEGRFLTEVHDGACGLFSTVLGPEYNALHGNHFHFEMTRWGMCR, translated from the coding sequence TTGAACGAGAGATTTTCGCCCCGCGCCCGCCGCCTGCTCGCCGTCGCCGGTATCGCTCTCCGCTTCGTCCTTTTCGTCGGCGGCCTCGTCGCCGCCGGCTGGTTCGCCTTCATCTATTTTCCCGATGCCTATAATCCCTTCGTGCCGCCGGACCTGCGCGAGGAGCCGAACATCGTCACGCCGCTCAAGCTCAAGGGCCTCGAGGGCGAATACGACATCTGCATGTCGGTCGTCCGGGCGTCGGGCGCCAAGGCGCGGCGCGACAGCATTTCCTCCCCGTCGGAAGGCTGCGGCATGCCGCAGGGCCTCTATCTCCAGCAATCGCAGATCTCTTATGGGGGTGGCATCCGCCTCACCTGCCCGGCCACGGCGGCGCTTCTCATGTGGGAGCGTCATGTCGTGGCGAAGGCAGCCGAAGCCCATTTCGGTTCGGAGGTGACGCGCGTCCGCCATTTCGGCACCTATGCCTGCCGCAATGTGAACAATGCCGTGTCGGGCCGCCGCAGCGGCCATGCCGCCGCCAATGCCATCGACATAGCGGGCTTCGATCTCGCAAACGGCAAAAGCGTCTCGGTCGAGCGCGACTGGGGCAAGGACAGTCCCGAAGGCCGCTTCCTCACGGAGGTCCATGACGGCGCCTGCGGCCTCTTCTCCACCGTCCTCGGCCCTGAATACAACGCCCTCCACGGCAATCACTTCCACTTCGAAATGACGCGGTGGGGGATGTGCCGGTGA
- a CDS encoding thermonuclease family protein encodes MRAYLASLFALSAAFPSSAAFAAERLAGPVEAEVVRVIDGDSLVVRARIWLGQTVETHVRLAGIDTPELRGKCEEEKARARAARDALASLTQGRVRLSDIETDKYGGRVLARIESAFHGDVAAALIAKGHARVYDGGARAGWCRLAALPLAPPPEESAN; translated from the coding sequence ATGCGTGCGTATCTCGCCTCCCTTTTTGCCCTGTCGGCGGCCTTTCCCTCATCCGCCGCCTTTGCCGCCGAGCGCCTTGCCGGTCCGGTCGAGGCGGAGGTGGTGCGCGTGATCGACGGGGATTCGCTCGTCGTGCGCGCCCGCATCTGGCTCGGCCAGACGGTCGAGACGCATGTCCGGCTTGCCGGTATCGACACGCCGGAGCTCAGGGGCAAATGCGAGGAAGAGAAGGCGAGGGCGCGGGCGGCGCGCGATGCGTTGGCGTCGCTGACGCAAGGGCGGGTCCGTCTCAGCGACATCGAGACCGACAAATATGGCGGCCGCGTGCTGGCGCGGATCGAAAGCGCATTTCATGGCGACGTCGCCGCCGCCCTCATCGCGAAGGGCCATGCGCGTGTCTATGATGGCGGCGCGCGGGCGGGCTGGTGCCGCCTCGCCGCGCTGCCGCTCGCACCGCCGCCCGAAGAGAGCGCGAACTAG
- the acs gene encoding acetate--CoA ligase, translated as MSDEIFPVPAEWKKRAIVDAEKYRHMYEASINDPESFWRREGLRIDWMKPYTKIKDTSFDPHNVSIKWFEDGTLNASVNCIDRHLERRAGQVAIIWEGDDPSIDRKITYRELHDEVCRFANVLKARGVKKGDRVTIYMPMIPEAAYAMLACARIGAVHSVVFGGFSPDSLAGRIVDCASSCVITADEGVRGGRKIPLKANTDEALKKCPGVKSVIVVKHTGGAVAMEKGRDVWYAEEAAKVSATCAPEEMNAEDPLFILYTSGSTGKPKGVLHTTGGYMVYASMTHQYVFDYHDGDIYWCTADVGWVTGHSYILYGPLANGATTLMFEGVPNYPDASRCWQVIDKHEVNIFYTAPTALRALMREGEEPVKKTSRKSLRLLGSVGEPINPEAWLWYHRVVGDGRCPIVDTWWQTETGGILISPLPGAIATKPGSATKPFFGVQPVIVDAEGNVQEGATTGNLCIDDSWPGQMRTVYGDHQRFVETYFIQYPGRYFTGDGCRRDEDGYYWITGRVDDVLNVSGHRMGTAEVESALVAHPKVAEAAVVGYPHDIKGQGIYAYVTLIAGEAATEELRKELVTWVRKEIGPIASPDLIQFAPGLPKTRSGKIMRRILRKIAEDDFSNLGDTSTLADPSVVTDLVDNRQNKAG; from the coding sequence ATGTCCGATGAAATTTTTCCCGTTCCCGCCGAATGGAAGAAGCGCGCCATCGTGGATGCGGAGAAATACCGCCACATGTATGAGGCAAGCATCAACGACCCGGAAAGCTTCTGGCGGCGCGAGGGACTGCGCATCGACTGGATGAAGCCCTATACGAAGATCAAGGACACGAGCTTCGACCCGCATAATGTCTCGATCAAATGGTTCGAGGACGGGACGCTCAACGCAAGCGTGAACTGCATCGACCGGCACCTCGAACGCCGCGCCGGCCAGGTGGCGATCATCTGGGAAGGCGACGATCCCTCCATCGACCGGAAGATCACCTATCGCGAGCTTCACGACGAGGTCTGCCGCTTCGCCAATGTGCTTAAAGCACGCGGCGTGAAGAAGGGCGACCGCGTCACGATCTACATGCCGATGATCCCGGAAGCGGCCTATGCGATGCTCGCCTGCGCGCGGATCGGCGCGGTGCATTCGGTGGTCTTTGGCGGCTTCTCGCCGGACAGCCTGGCGGGGCGCATTGTGGACTGCGCTTCCAGCTGCGTCATCACGGCGGATGAAGGCGTGCGCGGCGGAAGGAAAATTCCGCTGAAAGCCAATACCGACGAGGCGCTGAAGAAATGCCCCGGCGTCAAAAGCGTGATCGTCGTGAAGCATACCGGCGGCGCCGTCGCCATGGAGAAAGGACGCGACGTCTGGTACGCAGAAGAAGCGGCGAAGGTTTCCGCCACCTGCGCGCCGGAAGAGATGAACGCGGAAGACCCGCTTTTTATTCTGTATACGTCCGGTTCGACCGGAAAGCCAAAAGGCGTGCTGCACACGACCGGCGGCTACATGGTCTATGCGTCGATGACGCATCAATATGTCTTCGACTATCACGACGGCGACATTTACTGGTGCACGGCGGATGTCGGCTGGGTGACGGGCCACAGCTACATCCTCTACGGGCCGCTGGCGAACGGCGCGACGACGCTGATGTTCGAGGGCGTGCCGAACTATCCCGACGCCTCGCGCTGCTGGCAGGTGATCGACAAGCATGAAGTGAATATTTTCTACACCGCGCCGACCGCCCTTCGTGCATTGATGCGCGAAGGCGAGGAGCCGGTGAAGAAGACGAGCCGCAAATCGCTGCGGCTCCTCGGCTCCGTCGGCGAACCGATCAACCCGGAAGCCTGGCTCTGGTATCACCGCGTGGTGGGCGACGGGCGCTGCCCGATCGTCGATACATGGTGGCAGACGGAAACCGGCGGCATATTGATCTCGCCGCTGCCCGGCGCCATCGCGACGAAGCCGGGCTCGGCAACGAAGCCTTTCTTCGGCGTGCAGCCGGTGATCGTGGACGCGGAAGGAAACGTGCAGGAAGGCGCGACGACCGGCAATCTCTGCATCGACGATAGCTGGCCCGGCCAGATGCGCACCGTCTATGGCGATCATCAGCGCTTCGTCGAAACCTATTTCATCCAGTATCCCGGCCGCTACTTCACCGGCGATGGCTGCCGCCGCGACGAGGACGGCTATTACTGGATCACCGGCCGCGTCGACGACGTGCTGAACGTCTCGGGCCATCGCATGGGAACGGCGGAAGTCGAAAGCGCGCTGGTCGCGCATCCGAAAGTCGCGGAAGCCGCCGTGGTCGGCTATCCGCACGACATCAAGGGCCAGGGCATCTATGCCTATGTGACGCTGATCGCGGGCGAGGCGGCGACGGAAGAGTTGCGGAAGGAACTGGTGACCTGGGTGCGGAAAGAGATCGGCCCGATCGCCTCGCCGGACCTCATCCAGTTCGCGCCCGGCCTGCCGAAAACGCGCTCCGGCAAGATCATGCGCCGCATCTTGCGCAAGATCGCCGAGGACGACTTCTCCAATCTCGGCGACACCTCGACACTGGCCGACCCCTCCGTCGTCACCGACCTCGTGGACAACCGGCAGAACAAGGCGGGGTAG
- a CDS encoding sulfotransferase family protein: MSALDGKTFVLGVGAQKAGTTWLQSYLNPRPEVFLSPLKEMHYLEAKYLPGRRAPIEKYFKRKERILFRQQIWPSARRRERLEHIRARLAMADSNEAYFAYFEKYVPAGATHFGEITPEYSLLPRAAFEDLGRRFENMKLVLLLRDPVDRYFSHLRMDWRAGRLKGESEQALFLRLLDDDTYLRNSYYHDTVATIRSVLDERQLFIGFYEDLFNDAEITRLCDFLGLRFLPGAYDVRVNAAAKPATIAPEMASLAREKFAPVYDFCQAEFGARLPASWRV; the protein is encoded by the coding sequence ATGAGCGCACTTGACGGCAAGACATTCGTTCTGGGGGTCGGCGCGCAGAAGGCGGGAACGACCTGGCTGCAGTCCTATCTCAATCCGAGGCCGGAGGTCTTTCTCTCGCCGCTGAAGGAAATGCATTATCTGGAGGCGAAATATCTGCCCGGCCGCCGCGCGCCGATCGAGAAATATTTCAAGCGGAAAGAGCGCATCCTGTTTCGCCAGCAGATCTGGCCGAGCGCGCGCCGCCGCGAAAGGCTGGAGCATATCAGGGCGCGCCTCGCGATGGCGGACAGCAATGAAGCCTATTTCGCCTATTTCGAAAAATACGTGCCCGCCGGCGCTACGCATTTTGGCGAGATAACGCCTGAATATTCGCTGCTGCCGCGCGCCGCCTTCGAGGATCTCGGCCGCCGCTTCGAAAACATGAAGCTCGTCCTTCTTCTGCGCGATCCCGTCGACAGATATTTTTCCCATCTGCGCATGGATTGGCGTGCCGGCAGGCTCAAGGGCGAAAGCGAACAGGCGCTGTTCCTGCGGCTCCTGGACGACGACACCTATCTCAGAAATTCCTATTATCACGACACCGTCGCCACCATCCGCTCGGTCCTGGACGAGCGGCAGCTCTTCATCGGCTTCTACGAAGATCTTTTCAACGATGCGGAAATTACCCGGCTCTGCGATTTTCTGGGGTTGAGATTCCTCCCCGGCGCCTATGACGTCAGGGTCAATGCGGCGGCGAAGCCCGCCACCATCGCGCCCGAAATGGCGTCGCTGGCGCGCGAGAAATTCGCGCCGGTCTATGATTTCTGCCAGGCGGAGTTCGGCGCCCGCCTGCCGGCCTCCTGGCGCGTCTGA
- a CDS encoding MmcQ/YjbR family DNA-binding protein, which produces MTYREFNSFCGSLPATTYVVQWGGAHVWKVGGKVFAIGGWERGHHPGITFKVSEIGWEILREAEGCRPAPYLASRGMKWIQSYDTGLGKRELKQYLKASHDLVAAGLSRKKRAELGL; this is translated from the coding sequence CTGACCTATCGCGAGTTCAACAGCTTCTGCGGCTCGCTGCCCGCCACCACTTATGTCGTGCAATGGGGCGGCGCGCATGTCTGGAAGGTGGGCGGCAAAGTCTTCGCGATCGGCGGCTGGGAACGCGGCCATCATCCCGGCATCACCTTCAAGGTCTCCGAGATCGGCTGGGAAATCCTGCGCGAGGCCGAAGGCTGCCGCCCGGCGCCTTATCTCGCCTCGCGCGGCATGAAGTGGATCCAGAGCTACGACACGGGCCTCGGCAAACGGGAGCTGAAACAATATCTGAAAGCCTCGCATGACCTGGTCGCGGCGGGACTGAGCAGGAAGAAGCGCGCGGAGCTTGGGCTCTGA
- a CDS encoding CaiB/BaiF CoA transferase family protein, giving the protein MSEQKNKQLETENKGPLKGVRIVDLTAVVFGAYATQILGDMGADVIKVEAPSPTGGGGQGGDIMRWPGHLPEGAAADLGPIFMTINRNKRSVLLDLGKAEGREALLKIVATADVLTSNIRYAAMKKLGLSYEDVKAVKPDIIFVHAAGYGSDGPYAGLPAYDDLIQAGSGAADLLGRMDGDPKPRYIPTIMADKVSGLFMVQAVTAALFHKERTGEGQFVEVPMLEAVTSFVLAEHFYDHVYDPPTGQWTYGRITNPDRRPYRTKDGHIGLLPYSDKQWEQFFELAGRLDDYKSDPRFNNYKARTIHIRDLYAMIEETTETKTTEEWLALLKPLSIPAVKMNRLDDLQDDPHLKAVDFFARYDHPHAGPYFALKPPVRFMASPSSIRRHPPRLGEQTAEVLREAGMSEAEIARLAGDAEKV; this is encoded by the coding sequence TTGAGCGAACAGAAGAACAAGCAACTCGAAACCGAGAACAAGGGCCCGCTCAAGGGCGTGCGCATCGTCGATCTCACCGCCGTCGTCTTCGGCGCCTATGCGACGCAGATCCTGGGCGACATGGGCGCCGACGTCATCAAGGTCGAAGCGCCCTCGCCGACCGGCGGCGGCGGACAAGGCGGCGACATCATGCGCTGGCCGGGCCACCTGCCGGAAGGCGCGGCGGCGGACCTCGGCCCGATCTTCATGACCATCAACCGCAACAAACGCTCGGTGCTGCTCGACCTCGGCAAGGCGGAAGGCCGCGAGGCGCTGCTGAAGATCGTCGCGACGGCGGACGTACTCACATCCAACATCCGCTATGCGGCGATGAAGAAGCTGGGCTTGTCGTATGAAGATGTGAAGGCGGTGAAGCCCGACATTATTTTCGTGCATGCGGCGGGCTATGGCTCGGACGGGCCTTATGCCGGATTGCCGGCCTATGACGATCTCATTCAGGCGGGCTCCGGCGCGGCGGACCTTCTCGGCCGCATGGATGGCGACCCGAAGCCGCGCTATATCCCGACCATCATGGCGGACAAGGTGTCCGGATTGTTCATGGTGCAGGCGGTGACGGCGGCGCTCTTCCACAAGGAGCGGACCGGCGAGGGACAATTCGTCGAAGTGCCGATGCTCGAAGCCGTCACCTCCTTCGTGCTTGCCGAACATTTCTACGATCACGTCTATGACCCGCCGACCGGGCAATGGACCTATGGCCGCATCACCAACCCGGACCGCCGCCCCTATCGCACCAAGGACGGGCATATCGGCCTCCTTCCTTATTCCGACAAGCAGTGGGAACAGTTTTTCGAACTGGCGGGGCGGCTCGACGATTACAAGAGCGATCCGCGCTTCAACAATTACAAGGCGCGCACGATCCATATCCGCGACCTCTATGCGATGATCGAGGAGACGACGGAGACGAAGACGACGGAGGAATGGCTGGCGCTCTTGAAGCCTTTGTCGATCCCTGCCGTGAAGATGAACCGGCTGGACGATCTGCAGGACGATCCGCATCTGAAGGCCGTCGATTTCTTCGCCCGCTACGACCATCCGCATGCCGGACCCTATTTCGCGCTGAAGCCGCCGGTGCGCTTCATGGCCTCGCCGTCGAGCATCCGCAGGCATCCGCCGCGCCTCGGCGAGCAGACGGCGGAAGTGCTGCGCGAAGCGGGCATGAGCGAGGCGGAGATCGCGCGGCTCGCGGGCGACGCGGAGAAGGTGTGA
- a CDS encoding GNAT family N-acetyltransferase, with translation MLIRPARRNEWQRVADVFIAARAGMEYLPRRHSDEETRAFIRGTVETGSVWVAEGGGCVAGFAALEQTRDGAWLHHLYVHPREHNAGAGSLLLARVKLELPAGFSLWTFQANLGARRFYERHGCREVRRTDGDNEENLPDILYEWRP, from the coding sequence ATGCTCATCCGCCCCGCACGCAGAAACGAGTGGCAGAGGGTCGCCGACGTCTTCATCGCCGCGCGGGCGGGGATGGAGTATCTGCCGCGGCGTCACAGCGACGAAGAGACAAGGGCTTTCATCCGCGGCACGGTGGAAACGGGAAGCGTGTGGGTGGCGGAAGGCGGCGGCTGCGTGGCGGGGTTTGCGGCGCTGGAGCAGACGCGCGACGGCGCATGGCTTCACCATCTCTATGTCCATCCGCGCGAACATAACGCAGGGGCAGGCTCCCTTCTGCTGGCGCGGGTGAAACTTGAACTGCCTGCGGGCTTTTCCCTCTGGACGTTTCAGGCCAATCTCGGCGCCCGGCGCTTCTATGAGCGCCACGGCTGCAGGGAAGTGCGCCGCACCGACGGCGACAACGAAGAAAACCTGCCCGACATATTGTATGAGTGGCGCCCGTAA
- a CDS encoding DUF1330 domain-containing protein encodes MTVYALAQFTIHDRARYEAYAARFAETMKGRKGRLLAAEENPEVVEGTWKGTKLVLIEFPDEASFRDWSESAEYRAISADREAATEGSVLLVRGLG; translated from the coding sequence ATGACCGTCTATGCGCTGGCGCAGTTCACCATTCACGACCGGGCGCGGTATGAGGCCTATGCGGCGCGTTTCGCCGAGACGATGAAAGGGCGGAAGGGGCGGTTGCTGGCGGCTGAGGAGAACCCGGAAGTGGTGGAAGGGACATGGAAGGGGACGAAACTCGTGCTGATCGAATTCCCTGACGAGGCTTCCTTCCGCGACTGGTCGGAAAGTGCGGAGTACCGCGCGATCTCGGCCGACCGCGAGGCGGCGACGGAGGGCTCGGTGCTGCTGGTGAGGGGATTGGGGTAG
- a CDS encoding creatininase family protein: protein MLLHHSSWPEVEAYLKRSKGIVIPIGSTEQHGPNGLIGTDAICPEAIATRAGAEADFLVGPTFNVGIAQHHLGFPGTLTLRPSTMIAALHDWVSSLARHGFERIYFFNGHGGNVSTIEAAFAEIYADASLAQDASNRGPVRCRRVNWWDFKPVMDFCKERYGSSHGAHATPSEVAVTYFLQPQAIKHVEMSPKVAPWGRYTDADSYRAAFPDGRIGSDPSLADPKDGEKLIALSVAGLIEDFRKFEAA, encoded by the coding sequence ATGCTGCTGCATCATTCGAGCTGGCCCGAAGTCGAGGCTTATCTGAAAAGATCGAAGGGGATCGTCATTCCCATCGGCTCGACGGAGCAGCACGGGCCAAATGGGCTCATCGGCACGGACGCGATCTGTCCTGAGGCGATCGCGACACGCGCCGGCGCGGAGGCGGACTTTCTCGTCGGCCCCACCTTCAATGTCGGCATCGCGCAGCATCATCTCGGTTTCCCCGGCACGCTGACGCTCCGCCCTTCCACCATGATCGCCGCCTTGCATGACTGGGTGTCGTCGCTCGCGCGGCACGGTTTCGAGCGCATCTACTTCTTCAACGGCCATGGCGGCAATGTCTCGACCATCGAGGCGGCCTTCGCCGAAATCTATGCAGACGCCTCGCTCGCCCAGGATGCCTCCAATCGGGGACCGGTCCGCTGCCGCCGCGTGAACTGGTGGGATTTCAAACCCGTCATGGATTTCTGCAAGGAGCGCTACGGCTCGTCGCATGGCGCCCATGCGACGCCATCCGAAGTCGCCGTCACTTATTTTCTCCAACCCCAGGCGATCAAGCATGTTGAGATGTCGCCGAAGGTCGCGCCCTGGGGCCGCTACACGGATGCCGATAGCTACCGCGCCGCCTTCCCCGACGGCCGCATCGGCTCCGATCCCTCGCTGGCCGATCCGAAGGACGGCGAGAAGCTGATCGCCCTCTCGGTCGCCGGCCTGATCGAGGATTTCCGGAAATTCGAGGCGGCGTAA
- a CDS encoding type II toxin-antitoxin system death-on-curing family toxin: MPDYLTLTEVLVIHEELIDLYGGAHGVRDMGAVESALFRPQTGYYEDVIAEAAALLESLAINHPFIDGNKRIAFAVADVFLRLNGYLFEEDPVAAYDFMIGLFERGEFRFEKLEPWLREKVRAL; the protein is encoded by the coding sequence ATGCCCGATTATCTGACGCTGACGGAGGTTCTCGTAATTCACGAGGAACTGATCGATCTCTATGGCGGCGCGCATGGCGTGCGTGACATGGGAGCGGTTGAGTCCGCGCTCTTTCGTCCGCAAACGGGCTACTACGAAGACGTGATCGCGGAAGCGGCGGCGCTGCTCGAAAGCCTCGCCATCAATCATCCCTTCATCGACGGCAACAAGCGCATTGCTTTTGCCGTCGCGGACGTCTTCCTGCGGCTCAACGGATATCTCTTCGAGGAAGACCCCGTCGCCGCCTACGATTTCATGATCGGCCTTTTCGAGCGCGGTGAATTCCGGTTCGAGAAACTGGAGCCGTGGTTGAGGGAGAAGGTGCGGGCGCTCTAG
- a CDS encoding dATP/dGTP pyrophosphohydrolase domain-containing protein, with protein MANRHETQSTIAGWGEETFGPVSNPVALARRASIEMDELIEALEKGDTEEAARETADVLILLNRLGTTLGFDLLEAVDAKMKVNRARHWVPAGDGTGRHRD; from the coding sequence ATGGCGAACCGGCACGAAACGCAATCGACCATCGCGGGATGGGGCGAGGAAACATTCGGCCCCGTCAGCAATCCCGTTGCGCTCGCAAGGCGGGCAAGCATCGAGATGGACGAACTCATCGAGGCGCTGGAGAAGGGCGACACCGAAGAAGCCGCGCGCGAGACTGCCGATGTTCTCATTCTTCTCAACCGCCTCGGCACGACGCTCGGCTTCGATCTTCTGGAAGCTGTCGATGCGAAGATGAAGGTGAACCGCGCGCGCCACTGGGTTCCGGCCGGCGACGGAACGGGCAGGCATCGGGACTAG
- a CDS encoding Rieske (2Fe-2S) protein — protein MTRPAPGTPLCRLDDLDTPGTKGLTFGQGAGRFEMFLVRTDDALRAYVNECPHANQPLDSRPGRFLTQDEKSLICGGHAALFRIEDGLCTNGPCAGKSLQPVPVEVVDGVVRMAAK, from the coding sequence GTGACGCGACCGGCCCCCGGCACACCGCTTTGCCGCCTCGACGATCTGGACACGCCGGGCACGAAGGGACTGACCTTCGGGCAGGGCGCTGGCCGCTTCGAGATGTTCCTTGTACGGACGGATGACGCCCTGCGCGCCTATGTCAATGAATGCCCGCATGCGAACCAGCCGCTCGACAGCCGGCCCGGCCGCTTCCTCACCCAGGACGAGAAGAGCCTGATCTGCGGCGGCCACGCGGCGCTTTTCCGCATCGAGGACGGGCTCTGTACGAACGGCCCTTGCGCCGGAAAAAGCCTTCAACCCGTGCCCGTCGAGGTCGTCGATGGCGTGGTGAGAATGGCCGCAAAGTGA
- a CDS encoding EVE domain-containing protein, with protein MAYWLFKSEPSTWSWDDQKKKGAKGEPWNGVRNYQANNNMKAMKKGDLGFFYHSVDEKSIVGIVRVIGEHRPDPTDEKGKFGLVVIEAVEDMPKPVTLDDVKKEPALHDMVLANNSRLSVQPVRDEEWKLVCKMGGLKKAP; from the coding sequence ATGGCTTATTGGCTTTTCAAGTCCGAACCGTCGACATGGTCGTGGGACGACCAGAAGAAAAAGGGCGCCAAGGGCGAACCCTGGAACGGCGTTCGCAACTACCAGGCGAACAACAACATGAAGGCGATGAAGAAGGGCGATCTCGGCTTCTTTTATCATTCGGTGGATGAGAAGAGCATTGTCGGCATCGTTCGCGTGATCGGCGAGCACCGGCCCGACCCGACAGACGAGAAGGGAAAGTTCGGTCTTGTCGTGATCGAAGCTGTCGAGGACATGCCGAAACCCGTTACGCTTGACGATGTGAAGAAGGAGCCGGCACTTCACGACATGGTGCTGGCGAATAATTCGCGCCTCTCCGTCCAGCCCGTGCGAGACGAGGAATGGAAGCTCGTCTGCAAGATGGGCGGCCTGAAGAAAGCGCCGTGA
- a CDS encoding YciI family protein: MLFCLICTDKPNALELRLANRDAHLKYWGEAGCVKIGGPFTNDDASVMNGSMLVIDVADRATAEKLVENDPYNKAGLFAQTEVRAWKWLLGPKE, translated from the coding sequence ATGCTCTTCTGCCTTATCTGCACCGACAAGCCGAACGCCCTCGAACTCAGGCTCGCGAACCGCGACGCGCATCTGAAATACTGGGGCGAAGCGGGTTGCGTGAAAATCGGCGGGCCCTTCACCAATGACGATGCGAGCGTGATGAACGGCTCGATGCTGGTGATCGACGTGGCCGACCGCGCCACCGCCGAGAAACTTGTCGAGAACGATCCCTACAACAAGGCAGGGCTCTTCGCGCAGACGGAAGTTCGCGCGTGGAAATGGCTTCTCGGACCGAAGGAATAG